One Halolamina litorea genomic window carries:
- the gcvPA gene encoding aminomethyl-transferring glycine dehydrogenase subunit GcvPA gives MSGSPYAPHTDAETAAMLDAVGAADEAALFDIPEPVAFDGEFGIEPRSEQELRREMADLLGRNDDLTEFLGRGHYEHYVPSVVDSLSSRSEFLTSYTQYQPEITQGFLQALFEYQSMLVELTGLGIANCSMYDAATALGEAALLADRVRSVDGEVVLVPENLREGKRSVLANYVDGSDLRIETYPIENGTADVDALDDAVGEDTVFVYAETPTVRGCIEPNLAEIGEIADAEGAMFCLGSDPVALSILEEPASVGADVVVGEAGVLGLPAAYGMGLGLFACDEEFLRQVPGRLVGASEDADGTRAYTLTLQTREQHIRKQRATSNICTNQAWVALRAAMHAAYLGADGLVGLAEDCVTLARDLAADIDDVTGLQAPVDDRHHFREFVVGTDQPAQAIADDLEEEGFAVHVIGDHRLQVCITDANAHAADDLVAAFEEVAA, from the coding sequence ATGAGCGGGAGCCCGTACGCCCCCCACACCGACGCCGAAACCGCCGCGATGCTCGACGCCGTCGGCGCCGCCGACGAGGCCGCGCTGTTCGACATCCCGGAGCCAGTCGCGTTCGACGGCGAGTTCGGGATCGAACCCCGGAGCGAGCAGGAACTGCGCCGGGAGATGGCCGACCTGCTCGGCCGAAACGACGACCTGACGGAGTTCCTCGGCCGCGGCCACTACGAGCACTACGTCCCGAGCGTCGTCGACAGCCTCTCCTCGCGCTCGGAGTTCCTCACGTCCTACACCCAGTACCAGCCCGAGATCACGCAGGGGTTCCTGCAGGCGCTGTTCGAGTACCAGTCGATGCTCGTCGAACTGACCGGCCTCGGGATCGCCAACTGCTCGATGTACGACGCCGCCACCGCGCTGGGCGAGGCCGCGCTGCTCGCCGACCGCGTCCGGAGCGTCGACGGCGAGGTCGTGCTCGTCCCCGAGAACCTCCGCGAGGGGAAGCGTTCCGTGCTCGCGAACTACGTCGACGGCTCGGACCTCCGCATCGAGACGTACCCGATCGAGAACGGCACCGCCGATGTCGACGCGCTCGACGACGCGGTTGGCGAGGATACCGTGTTCGTCTACGCCGAGACCCCGACGGTCCGGGGCTGCATCGAGCCCAACCTCGCCGAGATCGGCGAGATCGCCGACGCCGAGGGCGCGATGTTCTGTCTCGGCTCGGACCCGGTCGCGCTGTCGATCCTCGAGGAGCCCGCGAGCGTCGGCGCCGACGTAGTCGTCGGCGAGGCCGGCGTGCTCGGCCTCCCCGCCGCCTACGGCATGGGGCTCGGCCTCTTCGCGTGTGACGAGGAGTTCCTCCGACAGGTGCCGGGCCGGCTCGTCGGCGCCAGCGAGGACGCCGACGGCACGCGGGCCTACACGCTCACCCTCCAGACCCGCGAACAGCACATCCGCAAGCAGCGCGCGACCTCGAACATCTGCACAAATCAGGCGTGGGTGGCCCTGCGGGCGGCGATGCACGCCGCCTACCTCGGCGCCGACGGCCTCGTCGGCCTCGCGGAGGACTGCGTGACGCTCGCCCGTGACCTCGCCGCTGACATCGATGACGTGACGGGGCTGCAGGCACCCGTCGACGACCGTCACCACTTCCGCGAGTTCGTCGTCGGTACCGACCAGCCCGCGCAGGCCATCGCCGACGATCTGGAGGAGGAAGGCTTCGCCGTCCACGTGATCGGCGACCATCGGCTGCAGGTCTGTATCACCGACGCGAACGCCCACGCGGCCGACGACCTCGTCGCCGCGTTCGAGGAGGTGGCAGCATGA
- the gcvPB gene encoding aminomethyl-transferring glycine dehydrogenase subunit GcvPB — protein MSENEPRTYDQAVYAVSDEENEPLLSEKRSETVESEGVLPDDLTRDDLTLPNPEEPELARHYTRLSQMNWSIESGPYPLGSCTMKYNPPVTEDVAADPNAAVHPDRSASSVQGTLGLLAGLQDYLARIGGMDAVTLQPPAGAAGEFTGIAVARAYHRANGEDRSEVLIPSSAHGTNFATAALAGYDVVELPSGEDGRVDMEALEAAVSSDTAALMLTNPNTVGLFERDIEEIADVVHDAGGLLYYDGANLNALLGRARPGDMGFDIMHYNVHKTFATPHGGGGPGAGPVGVVEELEPYLPNPRIEETESGYEFGESEDAIERVHGFQGNWLVLVKAYAYIARLGDSGLADASAKAVLNANYLAEQVDLEVPYGPFHHEFAATAGDAAAADVAKRMLDFGVHPPTTNWPEMVPEAMLTEPTEIESKQSLDELAAAFDAALGSTDEERHDAPSRTTAKRIDQTSAARDPRLSWQALEE, from the coding sequence ATGAGCGAGAACGAACCACGAACCTACGACCAGGCCGTCTACGCCGTCAGCGACGAGGAGAACGAACCGCTGCTGTCGGAGAAGCGCAGCGAGACCGTCGAGTCCGAGGGCGTGCTCCCCGACGACCTGACCCGGGACGACCTGACGCTCCCGAACCCCGAGGAACCGGAGCTAGCGCGGCACTACACCCGGCTCTCTCAGATGAACTGGAGCATCGAGTCCGGGCCCTACCCGCTGGGCTCGTGTACGATGAAGTACAACCCCCCGGTGACCGAGGACGTGGCCGCCGACCCGAACGCGGCGGTCCACCCCGACCGCTCGGCGTCGTCGGTGCAGGGGACGCTCGGCCTGCTCGCGGGGCTGCAGGACTACCTCGCACGCATCGGCGGCATGGACGCGGTGACGCTCCAGCCGCCGGCCGGCGCCGCGGGCGAGTTCACCGGCATCGCCGTTGCCCGGGCGTACCACCGCGCCAACGGCGAGGACCGCAGCGAGGTGCTGATCCCGAGTTCCGCCCACGGCACCAACTTCGCGACGGCGGCGCTCGCGGGCTACGACGTGGTCGAACTCCCCTCCGGCGAGGACGGCCGCGTCGACATGGAAGCGCTGGAAGCCGCCGTCTCTTCTGACACGGCGGCGCTGATGCTCACCAACCCCAACACGGTGGGGCTGTTCGAGCGCGACATCGAGGAGATCGCCGACGTCGTCCACGACGCCGGCGGCCTGCTCTACTACGACGGCGCGAACCTCAACGCCCTGCTGGGCCGCGCCCGGCCGGGCGACATGGGCTTCGACATCATGCACTACAACGTCCACAAGACGTTCGCCACCCCCCACGGCGGCGGCGGTCCCGGCGCCGGCCCCGTCGGCGTCGTCGAGGAACTCGAACCCTACCTCCCGAACCCCCGGATCGAGGAGACCGAGTCGGGCTACGAGTTCGGCGAGAGCGAGGACGCCATCGAGCGCGTCCACGGCTTCCAGGGCAACTGGCTCGTGCTCGTGAAGGCCTACGCCTACATCGCTCGACTGGGTGACTCGGGGCTGGCCGACGCGAGCGCGAAGGCCGTGTTGAACGCGAACTACCTCGCCGAACAGGTCGATCTGGAGGTGCCCTACGGCCCGTTCCACCACGAGTTCGCCGCGACGGCCGGCGACGCCGCCGCCGCCGACGTGGCAAAGCGGATGCTCGACTTCGGCGTGCACCCGCCGACGACGAACTGGCCCGAGATGGTGCCAGAGGCGATGCTCACCGAGCCGACCGAGATCGAGAGCAAGCAGTCCCTCGACGAACTCGCGGCCGCCTTCGACGCCGCGCTCGGTTCGACCGACGAGGAGCGCCACGACGCCCCGAGCCGGACGACCGCAAAACGCATCGACCAGACGAGCGCCGCGCGGGACCCGCGGCTCTCGTGGCAGGCGCTGGAGGAGTAG
- a CDS encoding DUF998 domain-containing protein, whose amino-acid sequence MSATDSFRSRFGFSDTSTAGFGLTLAGFIGFMGIITAEVLYPDYSTRQDISDLGSTRPPNPVIHEPSATIFNSTMLLTGAMVVVSAYFLYRAVDRRGFPLALGVFGFAAFGVGVFPGNMAPWHGLFAMLTFFSGGITAVLSARLVPRPMSFLTALFGGISLLVLLSVFFYGLVVGGPSPLEPLGAGGIERWVVYPIILWLPVFGGYLLAEPTEPFVSAHE is encoded by the coding sequence ATGAGTGCTACCGACAGCTTCCGGTCCCGGTTCGGGTTCTCCGACACCTCCACGGCGGGCTTTGGCCTGACGTTGGCGGGCTTCATCGGCTTCATGGGGATCATCACGGCCGAAGTCCTCTACCCGGACTACTCGACCAGACAGGACATCAGCGACCTCGGCTCGACCCGCCCGCCGAACCCCGTGATCCACGAGCCCTCGGCGACGATCTTCAACAGCACCATGCTCCTGACGGGGGCGATGGTCGTCGTCTCCGCGTACTTCCTCTACCGCGCGGTCGACCGCCGTGGGTTTCCCCTCGCGCTCGGCGTGTTCGGGTTCGCCGCCTTCGGCGTCGGCGTGTTCCCGGGGAACATGGCCCCGTGGCACGGCTTGTTCGCCATGCTCACGTTCTTCAGCGGCGGGATCACCGCCGTCCTCTCTGCACGACTCGTCCCACGACCGATGTCGTTTCTCACCGCGCTGTTCGGCGGCATCTCCCTCCTCGTGCTCCTCAGCGTCTTCTTCTACGGGCTGGTGGTCGGTGGCCCCAGCCCCCTCGAACCCCTCGGGGCGGGGGGAATCGAGCGCTGGGTCGTCTACCCGATCATCCTCTGGCTCCCCGTCTTCGGCGGCTATCTGTTGGCCGAACCGACCGAGCCGTTCGTGAGCGCCCACGAGTAG
- a CDS encoding glutathione S-transferase N-terminal domain-containing protein, with the protein MSITLYALDGCPWCEKVHDALEEHGIEYDTVWVDALHSDRDEVARVSNQRAVPVLVDEAHGVTMAESANILEYVERTLA; encoded by the coding sequence ATGTCCATCACGCTGTACGCACTGGACGGTTGTCCCTGGTGCGAGAAGGTCCACGACGCGCTGGAGGAACACGGCATCGAGTACGACACCGTCTGGGTCGACGCGCTCCACTCCGACCGGGACGAGGTCGCCCGCGTGAGCAATCAGCGCGCGGTGCCCGTCCTCGTCGACGAGGCCCACGGCGTCACGATGGCCGAGAGCGCGAACATCCTCGAGTACGTGGAGCGGACCCTCGCGTGA
- the gcvH gene encoding glycine cleavage system protein GcvH → MSFDVPDDRKYLASHEWATTDEPTRVGISDFAQDELGDVVFVELPDEGDTITHDEAFGVVESIKAVSDLYAPVSGEVVAVNEKLRDQPELVNEDPYGDGWLLEIEPSDESEFEDLMDADEYGEQIA, encoded by the coding sequence ATGAGCTTCGACGTTCCCGACGACCGGAAGTACCTCGCATCGCACGAATGGGCGACCACCGACGAGCCGACGCGGGTCGGCATCTCCGACTTCGCACAGGACGAACTCGGCGACGTGGTGTTCGTCGAACTGCCCGACGAGGGCGACACGATCACCCACGACGAGGCGTTCGGCGTCGTCGAGTCCATCAAGGCCGTCTCGGACCTCTACGCTCCGGTTTCCGGCGAGGTCGTCGCCGTCAACGAGAAACTCCGCGACCAGCCCGAACTGGTCAACGAGGACCCCTACGGCGACGGCTGGCTGCTGGAGATCGAACCGAGCGACGAAAGCGAGTTCGAGGACCTGATGGACGCCGACGAGTACGGCGAGCAGATCGCCTGA